The following is a genomic window from bacterium.
AAAACTTCAAGATGTGCCGCAATTGTTTTTGGAAGCGCTTTTAAACTGTATCCGCCCTCAAGGACTGAAACAATTTTATTACCGCAGTGTTTTTTTGACAGATTAATTGTTATTTCCGTCAATCTCTTAAAGCCTTCGTCAGTGACAGCCATCCCGCCTAACGGGTCTTCAATATGCGCATCGAATCCCGCAGAGATTAAAATAAATTCCGGTTTAAACTTTTCTGCCGCGGGTATCAGGATTTTCTCAAACGCTGAGATATACTCTTTATCCCCGCTTCCGGAAGGCAGGGGCACGTTTATATTGAATCCAAAACCTTTTCCGTCCCCTTTTTCTTCAGAACTGCCTGACCCCGGGTAGAAAGGATAACGATGAGTGGAAAAATATAAAACCGACGGGTCATCATAAAAAGCGTCCTGTGTGCCGTTGCCGTGATGCGCGTCCCAGTCTATAATAAGAATTTTTTGATGATTAAGGTGTTTTTGCAGATAACGCGCGGCAATCGCCGCGTTATTAAACAGGCAAAAGCCCATGCTGCGCGCAGGTGCGGCGTGATGTCCCGGCGGGCGGATAAGGCAAAACGCATTTTTAATGTTTTCCGATGAAACCTCCACGCAGGCTTTTAAAACACCGCCGGCGGCAAGGAGAGCGGTTTTATAGGATTGTTCACTTACAGGGGTATCGGGGTCGAGGAAATTTATTCCCTGTGAATAGGCATTTTTTACCTCCCTGATATGCCCGGCTGTGTGTATTAAACCGATATCATCTTCGCTTGCTTCATCAAATTTTATTAAAGATAATTTTTTTAGTGCCCCGGTTTTTTCCAGGTAGTCAAAAGTTTTGGCCAGGCGCAGCTTATTTTCAGGGTGGTGCCCCGTGTCATGTTTTAAAAAATCGGGATGATAAATTAATCCGGTTTGCATAAATTATTCAAAAATATTTTATTTATATTATTTCTGGATAGAATGATATAATTAATAATTATTGAGGTCAAGAATTATTTTATTATAAATAGATATATCTTTTTTAAAAATGTGGTATAATTATTTGGCTTTTTAACAATTTGAAAGGAGTTAGGTATATGAGAATTTCTAAAACAGTATTGGGTATGGTGGTAACCATGTTTATATTTGCAGGATGGCAAAATGGAAGCATGGCCGAAGAGGGGGCGGAAGCGGCAAAAGAAGTGCCTAATGTAGAAGTATCAGCTCCGGCAGCAGCGCCTGCTCCTGAAGGCACAATTTCCGCAGAGCCTGCCCCGACAGCGGAAACACCGGCACCAGCCCCCGCTGAAACAAAAGCAGAAGCTTCTGCGGCGGCAGCCCCGGTAAACATGGCAATTGCTGATATTTTTGCCAAAAAGGCTGAACTTGACGGGAAAACTGTTACTATTCACGGGAATGTTGCTAAAGTCAATCTGGGAGTTATGGGGAAAAACTGGCTGCACATACAGGATGGTACAGGCGCCCAGGGGGCAAACGATATTACTATTACAACACAATCCGAGGCAAATATTAACGATAAAATAACTGCCACAGGAATAATCAGTGTT
Proteins encoded in this region:
- a CDS encoding histone deacetylase; its protein translation is MQTGLIYHPDFLKHDTGHHPENKLRLAKTFDYLEKTGALKKLSLIKFDEASEDDIGLIHTAGHIREVKNAYSQGINFLDPDTPVSEQSYKTALLAAGGVLKACVEVSSENIKNAFCLIRPPGHHAAPARSMGFCLFNNAAIAARYLQKHLNHQKILIIDWDAHHGNGTQDAFYDDPSVLYFSTHRYPFYPGSGSSEEKGDGKGFGFNINVPLPSGSGDKEYISAFEKILIPAAEKFKPEFILISAGFDAHIEDPLGGMAVTDEGFKRLTEITINLSKKHCGNKIVSVLEGGYSLKALPKTIAAHLEVLMSA